GATAAATGAGGTTTCATAAATGAATATACTAGTAGTTGGTGGCGGCGGAAGAGAGCATGCTATTGTGGAAGCAATTGCACGTAGCAGGAAAGACCCGTCCATCTATGCGGTGATGTCAAAGAAGAACCCGGGCATTGCTGCTCTTTGCGAAGATTATCTCCTTGAGAAAGAGACAAACGTTGAGAAAGTTGTCGAGTATGCTGTTTCTAAGAACATCGAGATAGTTGTTGTTGGTCCCGAAGCACCTCTTTCAGTAGGTCTTGCAGATGCCCTTGAAACAGAAGGTATCAGTGTTGCAAGTCCCAAACAGAAGGTTGCACAGCTTGAGTTTGATAAGGCATGGGCACGCAACTTCATGAGGAACAACAATATTGCAGGTTGTCCTGTATTTGATGTTTTCACAGATAAAGCTTCAATGGATGCTTTCATCGATGAGCTTGGAAATGTTGCTATAAAACCCGCAGGTCTTACAGGTGGTAAGGGTGTCAAGGTAATGGGAGACCAGTTACCTGATGTAGAGGCTGCAAAAGAGTATGCAGCAAGTCTGCTTGACATGGGAAGTGTTGTTGTTGAGGAGAACCTCGTTGGTGAGGAGTTCACACTTCAGGCTTTTGTTGACGGAAAGCACCTTGCTTTCATGCCAACAGTCCAGGATCATAAGAGGGCATTTGAGAACGACCTAGGGCCAAACACAGGTGGTATGGGTTCCTACAATGCAGCAGGCGAGATCCTTCCATTCCTGACC
The sequence above is a segment of the uncultured Methanolobus sp. genome. Coding sequences within it:
- the purD gene encoding phosphoribosylamine--glycine ligase, with the translated sequence MNILVVGGGGREHAIVEAIARSRKDPSIYAVMSKKNPGIAALCEDYLLEKETNVEKVVEYAVSKNIEIVVVGPEAPLSVGLADALETEGISVASPKQKVAQLEFDKAWARNFMRNNNIAGCPVFDVFTDKASMDAFIDELGNVAIKPAGLTGGKGVKVMGDQLPDVEAAKEYAASLLDMGSVVVEENLVGEEFTLQAFVDGKHLAFMPTVQDHKRAFENDLGPNTGGMGSYNAAGEILPFLTAEDVESSKQIMKDTIKALYKETGQEYKGTLYGQFMITKDGPKVIEFNARFGDPEAMNVLPLLESDYVDVLAAMASGTLDKIDVKFSSKATVCKYAVPAGYPDDPTKDREVVVGDIGDAILFYSSVYEMDGKVYTTGSRAVAVVGVADSIEEAEEIAQNALENLTGDLHYRNDIGKAFLIQRRIDHMKKIRGQ